One Mycolicibacterium rufum genomic window, CGGCGAAGTCGTCGAGCGCTGCCTGCGGGGTCACCCAGCCGGCCTTGTCGGTCTCGGTGTTGTCGCCGTCGGCGCGCTGGCCCTGGGGCAGCGCTGCGACGAAGAAGTAGGTGTCGTACCGGCGGGTGCGCTCCTCCTTCGGGGTCACCCAGTTCGCCCACGGCCGCAGCAGGTCGGCGCGCAGCACCAGCTTCTCGTCGCGCAGGAACTCCCCGAACGACAGCGACTTGTTCTCCAGCGCGGCCCGCTGCTCCCGGTAGACCGACGCGTCGTCGACCAGCAGGTCCGGGTCGTCGGCCGGGCCGGCGAACAGCACGCCCGACTCCTCGAACGTCTCGCGCGCCGCCGCGCACACCAGCGCCTCGGCGAGTTCCTCGTCGGTGCCGAGCCGGCCGGCCCACCAGCTGCGGTCGGGTCCGTGCCAGGCGATGTCGGCGTTGCGGTCACGGTCGTCGACCCCGCCACCGGGGAACACCATCACCCCGGCGACGAAGTCCATCGCCGAATGTCGGCGCATCAGGAAGATCTTGATGCCCTCGTCGGTGTCGCGCACCAGCATCACGGTCGCGGCGGGCCGCGGCACCAGCGGATCGTTGGCCGTGTTCTCGGTCGTCACGCGCGCCTCCTGTGTGCCGCGCGAGTGCGCGTGCGGCGCGCGAAGTAGCGGCCGTCGATGATGTCGAGCGCGATGGACTGGCCGAACGCCGTCGACAAGTTCTCCGACGTCAGCACGTCGGTGAGCAGACCGGCCTCGACCACCGCACCCTCGGACAGGATCAGGCAGTGGGAGAAGCCGGGCGGGATCTCCTCGACGTGGTGGGTGACCAGCACCATCGCCGGCGCGTCGGGATCCATGGCCAGGTCGCTGAGCCGGGCGACCAGTTCCTCCCGGCCGCCGAGGTCGAGGCCCGCGGCCGGTTCGTCGAGCAGCAGCAGTTCGGGGTCGGTCATCAACGAGCGCGCGATCAGCACCCGCTTGCGTTCCCCCTCCGACAGCGTGCCGTAGGTGCGGTCGGCCAGGTGCTCGCCGCCGACGCTTTCGAGCATGTCGAGCGCCCGCTCGTAGTCGACCTCGTCGTAGCGCTCGCGCCAGCGGCCGAGCACCGAGTAGCCGGCCGACACCACGAGGTCGCGCACGACTTCGTCGTCGGGAACGCGTTGGGCCAGCGCAGCACTGCTCAGACCGATGCGCGCGCGCAGTTCCGACATGTCGACCCGGCCGAGCCGCTCCCCGAGGACGTAGGCGGTGCCCGAGGAAGGATGTTCCATCGCCGCGGCGATGCGCAGCAGCGAGGTCTTACCCGCTCCGTTGGGGCCGACCACGACCCACCGTTCGTCGAGCTCCACCGACCAGGTCACCGGGCCGACGAGCAGCCGGCCGTTGCGGCGCAACGTGACCTTCGCGAAGTCGATCAGCAGGTCGTCGTCGGCTTCGTGGACGTCATCGTCGGGGTCGGCTGGCACCCGCCCATCGTAGTCAGCCCGGGATCGGCCGGCCCGGTCGCGTCGGCGGCCGGCCGCACCTGCGCCCATCCGCTGACGGCGAGGATCCGGCGCGGGGTGAGGCGCACGACCAGCTGCACGAGCGGACCGATACCGAGCGCGTAGACCACGGTGCCGACGCCGACTGTGCCGCCGAGCAGCCACCCCGCGGTGAGCACGGTGACCTCGATCGTCGTGCGCACCAGGCGAACCGAGCGGCCGGTGCGCACCACCAGGCCGGTCATCAGCCCGTCCCGGGGTCCGGGCCCGAGCCCCGCGCCGATGTAGAGGACGGTGCTGACGGCGTTGAGCACGACGGCCCCGACCATCAGGCCCACGCGCACCGGCAGTGACTGGGGGGCGGGCAGGAGCATCAACACGGCATCGACGGTGACGGCGATGACGACGACGTTGGCGACGGTGCCGATGCCCGGCCGGTTGCGCAGCGGTATCCAGGCCAGCAGCACCGCGACGCCGACCACAGCGGACGCGGCGCCGATGCTGAGCGGGGTGCGCAGCGCCAGACCCTGGTGGAAGACGTCCCACGGGTCCAGTCCGAGGCCGGCGCGCACCATCATCGCCATGGACGTGCCGTAGCCGACGAGGCCGGTCAGCAGCGCGAGGCCGCGGGCGGTGGCCCTGGAGAGACGCGCCATCGGTCAGGCGTGATCCGGGAAGTGCATGCGGATGGCGTCCAGTTCGCTGCGCATGCGGCGGGCGTCGCAGTCGCGATCGTCGATCCCGCCTCCGATCGAGGGCGAGTAGTACAGGTCGGCCAGCCGGTGGGCCAGTCGGGACATCCAGTGGTTCATGCCGCCATGATTCTTCGTGACTGGCTTGCTCTTCAATAGCCAGTTGGCACATACTGGCCTCAATGACCACCGTGATGACGTCCAGATCCCTTGATGTGGACCTTTTGGCCCGCGAACTCGGGAACTGGCGCACGTCCAGTCGTAGTGGACCGGCCTACCACGGACTCGCCGACGCGATCAGGCTGCTCATCGTGGACGGCCGGGTACCGGTGGGCGCCCGACTGCCCAGCGAGCGTGCCCTCGCCGAAGCGCTGCACGTCTCCCGCACCACGGTCACCGCGGCCTACGCCCAGTTACGCGACGACGGCTACCTGCACGCCCGGCAGGGCGCGCGGAGCACGACCGCGCTCCCCCTGACCTCCCCGGCGGCCTCCGCGCCGGCCATCCCGACGGCCAACCTGGCCGCGGCCACGCTCGCCGCCCCGGCGGCGGTGGTGTCGCAGGCGTTCACCGAAGCCGCCGAGCAGGTCACGCCGTACCTGCGCGACATCGGCATCGAGTTGCGCGGCGTTCTGCCGCTGCGCGAAGCGATTGCCGAAAGGTATTGCGCCCGAGGGCTTCCCACCGAACCCGATGAGATCCTGGTGACCACCGGAGCGCTGCACGCGATCGGGCTGATCCTGGCGACCTACACCCAGCCCGACGACCGGGTGCTCGTCGAGCAGCCCAGCTACCACGGCGGCCTCGCCGCGATGGCGGTGCGAGGTCTGCGGCCGGTACCGGTCGCGATGACCCCTGACGGCTGGGAGCTCGACGCCGTCGACGCCGCGATCCGGCAGCTGGCGCCGAGCCTGGCGTACCTGATCCCCGACAATCACAATCCGACCGGGATGACGCTGCCACCGCCGGGCCGGCGTCGGCTGGCGCAGATCATCGGTGAGACGCGCACCCGCACGATCATCGACGAGACGATCACCGACATGTGGCTCGACGAGCAGGTGCCGGCCCCGTTCGCCGCGTCGATGACCACCCGCCGCGACCTGGTGCTGACCGTGGGGTCGATGTCCAAGTCGTTCTGGGGTGGGTTGCGCATCGGCTGGATCCGCGCCGAGCCGACCACGCTGGCGACGGTCGCGTCGCTGCGGCCCGCCATCGACATGGGCACCCCCGTGTTCGAACAACTGGCCGCTGCAAAGCTTTTGGCGGCCGAGGCCGACGTGCTGCCGGAGCGCAGGGAGATCCTGCGCGCCCGTCGGGCGCTGCTGCTCGAGCTGCTCGCCGAGCATCTGCCCGACTGGCGGCCCGCACCCGGCAAGGGCGGGATGTCGCTCTGGGTACGGTTGCCCGCGCCGATGAGTTCGGCGTTGTCGGCGGCCGCCTCGCGGATGGGACTGGAGATTCCGCCCGGGCCGCGGTTCGGCGTGGACGGCACGCTCGAGCGGTTCATCCGGGTGCCCTATACGCTGCCCGACGACCAGCTCACCGCGTCGATCGAGCTGTTGGCCCGCGCATGGCGCAGCGTCACCGGATCCACGTCGGTGGAGCCCACCGCGGTCGTGGTGTGACTCAGTCGGGGATCTCGACGCGGCGGACCACGCCGTCGAGCGCATCGGCCGCCTCGATCTCCCCGCGGGTGATGCCGAGGATGAACAGCACGGTGTCCAGGTAGGGGTGGCTCAGCGACGCGTCCGCCACCTCCCGTAGTGCCGGCTTGGCATTGAAGGCCACGCCGAGCCCCGCGGCGGTGAGCATGTCGATGTCGTTGGCGCCGTCACCGACGGCGACGGTCTGTTCCATCGGCACCCCGACCTGCTGGGCGAAGTTGCGCAGCGCCTTGGCTTTTCCGGGCCGGTCGACCACGTCGCCGATCACCCGGCCGGTCAGGACGCCGTCGACGATCTCCAGCTCGTTGGCGGCGACGAAGTCCATCATCAGCTCGTGCGCCAGCGGTTCGATGACCTGGCGGAAGCCGCCCGAGACGATGCCGCAGTAGTAGCCGAGGCGGCGCAGGGTCCGCAGCGTGGTGCGAGCGCCCGCGGTGAGCTCGATCTGTTCGGCCACCTCGTCGAGGACGGCGGCGGGCAGCCCCGCCAGTGTGGCGACGCGGCGGTGCAGCGACTCGGCGAAGTCGAGTTCGCCGCGCATCGCCGCCTCGGTCACTTCCGCGACCGCGGCCTCGGCGCCGGCGTGCGCGGCCAGCATCTCGATCACCTCCCCCTGGATCAGGGTGGAGTCGACGTCGAACACGATCAGGCGTTTGGCCCGCCGGGACAGGCTGTAGTCCTCGACGGCGATGTCGACGCTCTCCTGGACCGCCACCCGCGCCAGCGCCGCCTGCAGATCGCGGTAGCCGCCCGCCGGCACCGACACCCGCAGTTCGAGTCCGGTCACGGGATAGTCCGAGACGCCGCGGATGAAGTCGATGTTCACGCCGAGGGCGGCGGCCTCCCGGGCCACCACCCCGAACGCCTCGGCGGTGATCGGCCGGCCCAGCACCACGATGGTGTGGGTCGAGGGTTCCCGCAGCACCGGCATGCCGTCGCTGCCGTCGATCGTCACCTCGAGACCGAGCCGGTGGATCGCGGACTGGACCTCGTCGCGCAGATGCGGCCCGGCGGCCACCTCGGGGGCCGCGGCGACCAGCACCCCGAGCGTCAGCCGTCCGCGGATGACCACCTGTTCGACATTGAGGAGGTCCACCCCGTGCCGGGACAGCACCTCGAACAGCGCCGACGTCACACCCGGTTGGTCACGACCCGTCACCGTGATCAACAGCGACGAACGATTGCGCGACGAACCGGCCGTTACGCTACCGATGCGCTCACCCCCGAGTGCCTCTGGCGTGCTTGCGGTCAGGTGCGGACTTCGGCTTCGTCGAGCCTCGTCACATCGCCGTCCTCGGGGCCGTGGGCGCGTCCCACGTGCGCCTCACGCCGCATCCGCTCCACCATATGCGGGTAGTGCAACTCGAACGCGGGCCGCTCGGAACGAATCCGGGGCAGCTCGGTGAAGTTGTGGCGCGGCGGCGGGCAGGACGTCGCCCACTCCAGCGAATTGCCGTAACCCCACGGGTCGTCGACCATCACCGGCTCGCCGTAGCGCCAGCTCTTGAAGATGTTCCACAGGAACGGCAGGGTCGACAGGCCCAGGATGAAGGCGCCGATGGTCGAGATGATGTTCAGCGTGGTGAACCCGTCGCTGGGCAGGTAGTCGGCGTAGCGGCGGGGCATGCCCTCGTCACCGAGCCAGTGCTGCACCAGGAACGTGGTGTGGAACCCGATGAACGTCAACCAGAAATGCACCTTGCCCAGCCGCTCGTCGAGCAGCCGGCCCGTCATCTTCGGGAACCAGAAGTAGATGCCCGCGTAGGTCGCGAACACGATGGTGCCGAACAGCACGTAGTGGAAGTGCGCGATGACGAAGTAGCTGTCGGTGACGTGGAAGTCCAGCGGCGGGCTGGCCAGCAGCACCCCGGACAGACCGCCGAGCAGGAACGTCACGATGAACCCGACCGAGAACAGCATCGGGGTCTCGAAGGTCAACTGCCCCTTCCACATCGTCCCGATCCAGTTGAAGAACTTGATGCCCGTCGGGACCGCGATCAGGAACGTCATGAACGAGAAGAACGGCAGCAGCACCGCACCGGTGGCGTACATGTGGTGCGCCCACACCGCCACCGACAACGCGGCGATGCCGAGCGTCGCGTAGATCAGCGTCGTGTAACCGAAGATCGGCTTACGGCTGAACACCGGGAAGATCTCGCTGACGATGCCGAAGAACGGCAGCGCGATGATGTACACCTCGGGGTGGCCGAAGAACCAGAACAGGTGCTGCCACAGGAGCACACCGCCGTTGGCCGGATCGTAGACGTGCGCCCCGAGATGGCGGTCGGCGGCGAGGCCGAACAGCGCCGCGGTGAGCAGCGGGAAGGCCAGCAGCACCAGGATCGAGGTCACCAGGATGTTCCAGGTGAAGATCGGCATCCGGAACATCGTCATGCCCGGCGCGCGCATGCAGACCACGGTCGTGATCATGTTGACCGCGCCGAGGATGGTGCCAAGACCGCCGACGGCCAGGCCCATGATCCAGAGGTCACCCCCCGCACCGGGCGAATGGATCGCGTCGGTCAGCGGCGAGTAGGCCGTCCAGCCGAAGTCCGCGGCGCCGCCGGGGGTGATGAAGCCCGCGGTCGCGATCAGCGCGCCGAACAGGAACAGCCAGAACGAGAAGGCGTTCAGCCGCGGGAACGCCACGTCCGGGGCGCCGATCTGCAGCGGCAGCACCAGGTTCGCGAACCCGAACACGATCGGCGTCGCGTAGAACAGCAGCATCACCGTGCCGTGCATGGTGAACAGCTGGTTGTACTGCTCGTTGGACAGGAACTGCAGACCCGGCACGGCGAGCTCGGTGCGGATGAACAGCGCCATCAGCCCGCCGATGAGGAAGAACGCGAAGCACGCGACGCAGTACATGATGCCGATCAACTTGTGATCGGTCGTCGTGATCAGCTTGTAGATCAGGTTGCCCTTGGGCCCGATCCGGGACGGGAACGGACGCCGTGCCTCGAGTTCTCCGATTGGGGGCGCTTCGGCTACCAACTGGTCCTCCAACCTTCCTTACGGACCGGGACGTCACAGGGGCTTCCCGAGGATGTTTGACATGAATCGTAACTCCCGAACCTGACAGAGGTGGGGGTGGTCCTACAAACTGTCGTATTCGACGGCGAATCCGGGCCTCCGAGCGGCCTCACCAGCGCCGAGGACCACGGGTGTTACCGTCTGCGACGTGTCGGTGCGGGCGGCGGGAGCAGCGGGAGCGCTGGCAGCGGCGCTGGTGCTGGCCGGGTGCGGCGGGTCCGGGGAATCGACGACGTCACCGCAAGGTCAGAGTTCGGTCGTCACCAGCACCACCCGCATCGCGAGCGCCGGCGTGTTGGGCAACGACCGGCGGCCCGACGAGTCGTGCGCACCGGATCCCGCGCCGCTCGACGACGGTCCGGCCGAGCGCGAGGTGGGCAACGCGACCGGGCACGCCATCACCCCGCCCATTCCGGAGACCACCGTGGTACCCGCCGATCCGCAGCGCATCGTGGCACTCGCCGGCGACCAGCTCGACGCGCTGTGCGCCCTCGGTCTGCAGTCGCGCATCGTCGCCGCCGCGCTGCCCGAGGGCTCGCAGGACCAACCGTCCTATCTCGGCACCGCGGTCCACGACCTGCCCGCGGCCGGCACCCGCAGCGACCCCGATCTGGACGCGATCCGCGCCGCGAACCCTGACGTCATCCTGGGCTCGGTCGCGCTCACCCCCGAGGAGTTCCCGGCGCTCACGGCGATCGCCCCGACGGTGTTCAGCGGACCGCCCGGGGTGGCGTGGAAGGACAACCTGCGCGCGGTCGGCGCCGCCACCGGCCGGCTCGATGCGGCCAACCGCCTCATCGACGACTTCGACCGGGCCGCCGACAAGACCGGCGCCGACAACGACGCCGTGCACTTCCAGGCCTCGGTGGTGCAGTTCACCGACACCACCCTGCGGATCTTCGGCACCGACAACTTCCCCGCCACCGTGCTCGCCGACGTCGGCGTGGATCGTCCGGCCGCGCAGCGGTTCACCGACAAGCCGTATGTCGAGGTGGGCATCACCGACGAGGACCTCGCGAACTCGCCCGACTTCTCGGCCGCCGAGGGCGACCTCGTCTACGTGTCGTTCGCCACCGCGGAGGCGCGCGAGCGGGCGCCGAAGGTGATGGGCAGCGACGCGTGGAAGCGGTTGTCCGCCAACCGGGACAACCGCGTGTTAGCGGTCAACAACGAGATCTGGCAGACCGGTGAGGGCATCGTCGCGGCGCGCGGCATCATGGCCGATCTGCGGTTGGTCAACGCGCCGATCAACTGATGTGCCCCGGCGGGGCGTTCGACGTTTCTATCGTGTGACAGATTCCTCCAGCGGTGTCGTCACGCCACGACGATGAGCCACGATGTGACCATGCCGCTGACCCGGGCCGGACGGCCACGTCTGCACGCCCAGCGCCGCCCCGGCACCACCGCGCGGGACGAAATCCTCGATGCCGCAGGCGAATTGTTCACCACGCAGGGTTACACGGGAACCTCCACCCGGTCGATCGCCGAGACCGTGGGCATCCGTCAGGCGTCGCTCTACCACTACTTCAAGACCAAGGACGACATCCTCTGCGCCCTGCTGAGTCAGACGGTGTCCCCCACGCTGTCCTTCGTTCCCGTTCTGCGCACCGCACGCCCGCCGATGAGCGAGGCGCAGCAGTTGCACGCGCTCGCCGTCTTCGACGGCACCCAACTGCTCGGCGGCCGATGGAATCTCGGTGCGCTCTACCTGCTGCCCGAGCTTCGCGACGCGCGGCTCGAACCGTTCTCCTCCGACCGCGAACGCCTGCGCAGGCACTACTTGAGCTTGAGCCTGGCGATCACCGAGCACACCGGCGTCGACCCCGCCGCGGCCGACCTCCCGTTCCGGTTGGTCGAGGCGTTGGTCAGCATGTGGTCGACCCCCGAGGGGCCGCAGCGTGATCAGCTGCCCCGCCACGTCGCCGACGCCTGCGTGCGGGTGCTCGGTGTGCCCGACCCCGAGGTGCTGCACGACCGGACCGCCGAGGCGCTGATCGTCGCCGATCGGTGACGATTCTCACCGCGCGGCATGCGCATGGATGAATACGGGCATTCGCCGTGTTGACGACGATGGCCTGCCGCGGCGGGCCATGTGTTCTGAAATGTGCATCAAAGACGAGAAGAGGACCGAGAATTGAGCACCGTTTCCGCCTATGCGGCCACATCGGCCACCGATCCGCTTACCAAGACGACCATCACCCGCCGCGACGTCGGACCCCATGACGTCGCCTTCGACATTCATTTCGCGGGCATCTGTCACTCCGACATCCACACGGTCAAAGCCGAGTGGGGCCAGCCGAACTACCCCGTCGTGCCGGGTCACGAGATCGCCGGCGTCGTGACCGAGGTCGGTTCCGAGGTGAGCAGGTACAAGGTCGGCGACCATGTGGGCGTCGGGTGTTTCGTCGACTCCTGTCGTGAATGCGACAACTGCACGGCCGGCCTCGAGCAGTACTGCACCGGCGGGGGCATGGTGGGCACCTACAACGCCGTCGGCCGCGACGGGGAGCCGACCCAGGGCGGGTACAGCGGTGCGATCGTCGTCGACGAGAACTATGTGTTGCGCATCCCCGATTCGATTCCTCTGGACAAGGCGGCTCCGCTGCTGTGCGCCGGTGTCACGCTGTATTCGCCGCTGCGGCACTGGGACGCCGGCCCCGGCAAGAAGGTCGCGGTGATCGGTCTGGGCGGCCTGGGACACATGGGCGTCAAGCTCGCCACGGCGATGGGCGCCCACGTCACCGTGCTCAGCCAGTCGCTCAAGAAGATGGAAGACGGCCTGCGCCTCGGCGCCGACGAGTACTACGCCACCAGCGACGAAGACACCTTCACCAAACTCGCGGGCCAATTCGACCTGATTCTCAACACCGTGTCGGCCAACCTGCCGCTGGGCGCCTACCTCGGGCTGCTCAAGCGCGACGGCACGCTCGTCGAACTCGGCGCTCCCGAGCGTCCGCTCGAGGTGCCGTTCTTTCCGCTGGCCGCGATGCGCCGCAGCATCTCCGGTTCGATGATCGGCGGCATCGCCGAAACCCAGGAGATGCTGGACTTCTGCGCCGAGCACGACGTGACGCCGGAGATCGAGGTCATCCAGCCGGATTACATCAACGAGGCGTACGAGCGGGTGCTCGCCAGCGATGTGCGGTACCGCTTCGTGATCGACACCGCTTCGCTGCGGTCCTAGTCGGTGGGCCGCTCGCCGAGATCCATTCCGGCGAGCGGCCATCCGGCCGCGGCCAACCGGGCCGCCACCCGGGCGACGTTCTCCGGTCCGGCGTCGTGGTGCGTCACGTCGGAGATGAAGGCGGCGATCTCGTCGCCGTCGAGGGCGCCGTCGGCCGTGGCCTCCGAGCCCTGCGCGGTGATGTGGGCGATGACCTCGCGCAGCTGCTCCTCGGTCAGGGGTGTGGCGCGCAGCAGCGCGAGCAGCGGCACCCGATCGGGACCCGGCACCCCGCTGGGATACCCGGCGCGTAGCCAGTTCAGGATCGAGCTCAGCAACGACGTGGTGCTCACCTCCCCAGTCTGACGGGCCACTTCCCAGGCTGCCACGAGCGAGCCTCGATGTTCGCCGATACGTTGCCTGCGCTTCATCTGCGCGACCGTGGCTGTGACATCGCTGGGAGCCATGTAAACACTGGATTTCTCCGGTTGTCGGGTGGTCTATACAGTGCGACGCTTCTGATCGGTCCGCCGGTGAGCGGGCCTCATCAGCACTGATTCGCCCCCCAGGAGACCCCGATGGCCACTGAATCCGCAGCAGTCACCTCCGCTGCGCCCGCCGGACTGAAGAAGGGCGCCATCGGCATGGTGGCCGTGATCTTCATGGCGGTCGCCAACGCCGCACCGATCACCGCGATGACCGGCAACGTGCCCATCGCCGTCGGTTTCGGCAACGGACTGGGCGCCCCGGCCGGATTCCTGTTCGCGACGATCGCGCTGACGCTGTTCGCGCTCGGATACGTCGCGATGGCCAGGCACATCACCACCACAGGTGCGTTCTACGGCTTCATCTCCCACGGCCTCGGGCAGGTGTGGGGTATGGCCAGCGGCTTCTTGGCCACCTTCGCCTACGTGGTGTTCGAGGGGTCCCTGATCGGCGGCTGCGCCTACTTCGCCAACGATGCGGTGAACACCATTGTCGGAGTGAACATCCCGTGGCTGGTGTTCGCGATCGCCGCCATCGTCGTCATCGGCGTGCTGTGCCACTTCCACATCAGCCTGACCGCCGCGATCCTCGGGGTCACGCTCGTCTCCGAGGTGTTGATCCTGCTGGCGCTGGCGTTCACGGTGATCGCCAAGGGCGGCGGCCCCGACGGCTTCATGCTCGACCAGACGGTGTTGTTGAACAACGCCTTCGAGAGCCTGCCCGCCGGGGCGTTCGGAACCGCGGCGGCTGCCGGATCGATGGCGGTCGGCCTGTTCTTCGCGTTCTGGTCCTGGGTCGGGTTCGAGACCACCGCCGTCTATGGCGAGGAGTCCCGCAACCCGAAGAAGATCATTCCCCGCGCGACGCTGATCGCCGTCATCGGACTCGGCCTGTTCTACACGTTCATCTCCGCGATGGTGCTCGCCGGCAACGGTGCCAAGACCTCGGTGGAGGCGTCCATCAGTTCCTCGCCGCTGGATCTGTTCTTCAATCTGGTCGACGCCAACCTCGGCGGGTTCCTGCTCGACGTCTACAAGATCCTGCTGGTGATCGGCTCCTTCGCGTGCGCGTTGGCATTCCACAACGCGGCCTCGCGCTACCTGTTCGCCCTCGGCCGGGAGATCCCTGCCGCCAAGGTCAAGTCGACGCTGGGCGCGGCGCATCCCCGGCACGGGTCGCCCTACATCGCCTCGGCGGTGCAGAGCGTCATCACGATGGTGATCGTGCTGTTGTTCTTCGCCTTCACGGCCGTGCAGGTGCCCGACGCCAACGGCCTGCCCGTCGACACCCCGACCCTGGTGCCCTACACCAACGTCTACGGGCTGCTGGCGCTGATCGGCACCGCGGCGATCCTGCTCGTCCAGGCCATCTGCTCCATCGCGGTGATCTGGTTCTTCTGGGTACGCAAGACACACCGCGGCAACGTGATCACCACGCTGATCTGCCCCCTGATCGGCGCCGTGGCGATGGGCTACGTCGTCTGGCTGCTGTGGGACAACCGGGCGTTCGCGGCGGGATACGCGGCCAACTCCCTGGTGTTTAAGAGCGCCCCGTACCTCATCGCGGCCGTGTTCCTGGTCGGCATCGCGTACGCGCTGTGGCTGCGCTTCTCCCGGCCCGACACCTACGCCGAGATCGGCCGCACGGTCATGGAGGACAGTCACGAGCGCAGCTGACCGCGCGCGGCCGCGCGGGTCAGTGCACGCTCCACGCTGTTGCGCGCCAGCAGGACCTTGAAACCGTTCTGGCTCAACGGCTGTGCCCCCGACACGGCGACGCGGGCGGCCGACCGGAACCTTTCGGCGTCGGCCGTCCTGCCGGTGAGTTCCGCCTCCGCCGCCCCGGTCCGCCACGGGGTGGCCGCCACGCCGCCGAGCGCCACGGCCGCCGATGCCACGATGCCGTCGCGGATGTCCAGACCGACGGCCACCGAGACCAGCGCGAAGGCGTAGCTGTGCCGGTCGCGGACCTTGAGGTACCAGCTGCGGGCGCCGTAGGGAGACGGCGGTAGCTCGATGCCGGTGATGAGCTCGCCCGGCGCGACGCTGGTGTCCCGCTCGGGGTGTTCTCCGGGCAGCGTGAAGAACTCGCTGATCCGGATCGACCGTGGCCCGGCCGGACCGGCGACGTGCACCACCGCGTCGAGCGCGGCCAGAGCGACCGCCATATCGGACGGGTGCACGGCGACGCAGGACGGCGAGGCGCCGAAGATCGCGTGCTCACGATGGAATCCGGCCAGCGCCCCGCACCCGGAACCGGGAGACCTCTTGTTGCACGCCGCGAAAGCCGGGTCCATGAAGTACGGACACCGGGTGCGTTGCATCAGGTTCCCGCCCACGGTGGCCATGTTGCGGATCTGCGTGGTCGCCCCCGACAGAATTGCTTGCGACAGAACAGGATACGCCGTACGGATCAGCGGATGGTTGGCGGCCGCGCTGTTGGACACGCCCGCGCCGATCAGCACACCCCCGGCTGCTGTCGCGCGCACCGCCCCGAGGTCGAGGTCTCCGATGTCGACGAGCGCCGACGGCGTCTCCACGCCGGTTTTCATCAGATCGAGCATGTTGGTGCCGCCCG contains:
- the ctaD gene encoding aa3-type cytochrome oxidase subunit I; translation: MVAEAPPIGELEARRPFPSRIGPKGNLIYKLITTTDHKLIGIMYCVACFAFFLIGGLMALFIRTELAVPGLQFLSNEQYNQLFTMHGTVMLLFYATPIVFGFANLVLPLQIGAPDVAFPRLNAFSFWLFLFGALIATAGFITPGGAADFGWTAYSPLTDAIHSPGAGGDLWIMGLAVGGLGTILGAVNMITTVVCMRAPGMTMFRMPIFTWNILVTSILVLLAFPLLTAALFGLAADRHLGAHVYDPANGGVLLWQHLFWFFGHPEVYIIALPFFGIVSEIFPVFSRKPIFGYTTLIYATLGIAALSVAVWAHHMYATGAVLLPFFSFMTFLIAVPTGIKFFNWIGTMWKGQLTFETPMLFSVGFIVTFLLGGLSGVLLASPPLDFHVTDSYFVIAHFHYVLFGTIVFATYAGIYFWFPKMTGRLLDERLGKVHFWLTFIGFHTTFLVQHWLGDEGMPRRYADYLPSDGFTTLNIISTIGAFILGLSTLPFLWNIFKSWRYGEPVMVDDPWGYGNSLEWATSCPPPRHNFTELPRIRSERPAFELHYPHMVERMRREAHVGRAHGPEDGDVTRLDEAEVRT
- a CDS encoding NUDIX hydrolase produces the protein MLVRDTDEGIKIFLMRRHSAMDFVAGVMVFPGGGVDDRDRNADIAWHGPDRSWWAGRLGTDEELAEALVCAAARETFEESGVLFAGPADDPDLLVDDASVYREQRAALENKSLSFGEFLRDEKLVLRADLLRPWANWVTPKEERTRRYDTYFFVAALPQGQRADGDNTETDKAGWVTPQAALDDFAEGRSFLLPPTWTQLDALNGRTVTEVLAVERRIVAIEPSLAAETGGNWEIEFFNSERYNAARNRRAPQGYTDGAPLS
- the serB gene encoding phosphoserine phosphatase SerB encodes the protein MGSVTAGSSRNRSSLLITVTGRDQPGVTSALFEVLSRHGVDLLNVEQVVIRGRLTLGVLVAAAPEVAAGPHLRDEVQSAIHRLGLEVTIDGSDGMPVLREPSTHTIVVLGRPITAEAFGVVAREAAALGVNIDFIRGVSDYPVTGLELRVSVPAGGYRDLQAALARVAVQESVDIAVEDYSLSRRAKRLIVFDVDSTLIQGEVIEMLAAHAGAEAAVAEVTEAAMRGELDFAESLHRRVATLAGLPAAVLDEVAEQIELTAGARTTLRTLRRLGYYCGIVSGGFRQVIEPLAHELMMDFVAANELEIVDGVLTGRVIGDVVDRPGKAKALRNFAQQVGVPMEQTVAVGDGANDIDMLTAAGLGVAFNAKPALREVADASLSHPYLDTVLFILGITRGEIEAADALDGVVRRVEIPD
- a CDS encoding PLP-dependent aminotransferase family protein, with product MTTVMTSRSLDVDLLARELGNWRTSSRSGPAYHGLADAIRLLIVDGRVPVGARLPSERALAEALHVSRTTVTAAYAQLRDDGYLHARQGARSTTALPLTSPAASAPAIPTANLAAATLAAPAAVVSQAFTEAAEQVTPYLRDIGIELRGVLPLREAIAERYCARGLPTEPDEILVTTGALHAIGLILATYTQPDDRVLVEQPSYHGGLAAMAVRGLRPVPVAMTPDGWELDAVDAAIRQLAPSLAYLIPDNHNPTGMTLPPPGRRRLAQIIGETRTRTIIDETITDMWLDEQVPAPFAASMTTRRDLVLTVGSMSKSFWGGLRIGWIRAEPTTLATVASLRPAIDMGTPVFEQLAAAKLLAAEADVLPERREILRARRALLLELLAEHLPDWRPAPGKGGMSLWVRLPAPMSSALSAAASRMGLEIPPGPRFGVDGTLERFIRVPYTLPDDQLTASIELLARAWRSVTGSTSVEPTAVVV
- a CDS encoding YczE/YyaS/YitT family protein gives rise to the protein MARLSRATARGLALLTGLVGYGTSMAMMVRAGLGLDPWDVFHQGLALRTPLSIGAASAVVGVAVLLAWIPLRNRPGIGTVANVVVIAVTVDAVLMLLPAPQSLPVRVGLMVGAVVLNAVSTVLYIGAGLGPGPRDGLMTGLVVRTGRSVRLVRTTIEVTVLTAGWLLGGTVGVGTVVYALGIGPLVQLVVRLTPRRILAVSGWAQVRPAADATGPADPGLTTMGGCQPTPTMTSTKPTTTC
- a CDS encoding ABC transporter ATP-binding protein, producing the protein MPADPDDDVHEADDDLLIDFAKVTLRRNGRLLVGPVTWSVELDERWVVVGPNGAGKTSLLRIAAAMEHPSSGTAYVLGERLGRVDMSELRARIGLSSAALAQRVPDDEVVRDLVVSAGYSVLGRWRERYDEVDYERALDMLESVGGEHLADRTYGTLSEGERKRVLIARSLMTDPELLLLDEPAAGLDLGGREELVARLSDLAMDPDAPAMVLVTHHVEEIPPGFSHCLILSEGAVVEAGLLTDVLTSENLSTAFGQSIALDIIDGRYFARRTRTRAAHRRRA